The Vibrio gallaecicus genome contains a region encoding:
- a CDS encoding GGDEF domain-containing protein, which translates to MVDMQREEWLSTLLSELPDRHLLIDKNGLIIESFGHIPLSTALSDNPTINTLLPPSLAEQLMQHALHALASGELKQFRYSISPCQQLQLSIEELESLSNTEERWFESTLKPLTRTNNAPYILWQEKDITEAYLHEAELKRLSETDELTGILNRRAFLLGLENEMKQSQKQNVACLMIDIDHFKEINDRVGHLSGDEVITQVAHICQQSIRSNDYIGRLGGEEFGIVLPNTSAIEAYSTAEAIRTSIESTPCTVDGHTIYPTVSIGLAELNPTVTSVRELLVQADKAMYYSKQTGRNQVTIYYDNLPTIKIDSPLNANILQAS; encoded by the coding sequence ATGGTTGATATGCAAAGGGAAGAATGGCTCAGCACCTTGCTAAGCGAGCTTCCTGATCGTCATCTGCTGATCGATAAGAATGGATTAATCATTGAAAGCTTTGGGCATATTCCCCTTTCTACGGCGCTTTCTGACAATCCGACAATCAATACGCTTCTCCCACCATCTCTTGCGGAGCAATTAATGCAGCATGCATTACACGCTTTAGCATCCGGAGAGCTCAAACAATTTCGTTATTCCATTTCACCTTGTCAGCAACTACAGCTTTCTATTGAAGAATTGGAATCGTTAAGCAACACCGAAGAAAGATGGTTTGAATCTACTCTAAAACCACTGACACGTACGAATAACGCCCCTTATATACTCTGGCAAGAAAAAGACATAACAGAAGCTTACCTGCACGAAGCCGAGCTCAAGAGGTTATCTGAAACTGATGAGCTAACGGGTATTTTGAATAGAAGAGCGTTCTTACTCGGTCTCGAAAATGAAATGAAACAATCACAAAAGCAAAACGTAGCCTGCTTAATGATTGATATTGACCATTTCAAAGAAATTAACGACCGTGTGGGTCATTTGTCTGGAGATGAGGTAATCACTCAAGTTGCGCACATTTGCCAACAGTCTATCCGCTCGAACGACTACATTGGCCGTCTAGGGGGAGAAGAGTTTGGAATAGTGCTGCCGAATACCAGTGCAATTGAAGCTTACAGTACCGCAGAAGCAATCAGAACGAGTATAGAGTCTACACCATGCACTGTAGATGGGCATACCATCTACCCTACAGTGAGTATTGGGCTAGCTGAATTAAATCCAACGGTCACATCTGTTCGTGAGCTATTAGTTCAAGCAGATAAAGCCATGTACTACTCAAAGCAAACAGGTCGTAATCAGGTCACTATTTATTATGATAACTTACCTACTATCAAAATAGACTCACCTTTAAATGCCAACATCCTTCAAGCTTCTTAG
- the zntR gene encoding Zn(2+)-responsive transcriptional regulator — translation MFQIGELAKRCGVTADTLRFYEKNKLIAPAGRSDSGYRIYSEENQKQVSFILKAKELGLSLDEIRELLEIKLEATEHSCAEVKAITTAKLVVIDEKIKELGRIRTALKKINDACCGHVDDDASHCSILGAFASEEHEDSCCQHDNI, via the coding sequence ATGTTTCAGATTGGTGAATTAGCAAAAAGATGTGGTGTTACTGCCGATACATTGCGCTTTTATGAAAAAAATAAACTTATTGCACCTGCGGGTAGGAGTGACTCAGGCTATCGTATTTACAGTGAAGAAAACCAAAAACAAGTCAGTTTCATTCTTAAAGCAAAAGAACTGGGTTTAAGCTTGGATGAAATCAGAGAGTTGCTGGAAATAAAGCTGGAAGCAACTGAGCATAGTTGCGCTGAAGTAAAAGCGATTACGACTGCCAAATTAGTTGTTATAGATGAAAAAATCAAAGAACTGGGAAGAATTAGAACGGCATTGAAGAAAATTAATGATGCTTGCTGTGGGCACGTGGATGATGATGCTAGTCATTGCTCGATATTAGGAGCATTTGCAAGTGAGGAGCATGAAGATTCGTGTTGTCAGCACGACAACATATAA
- the fis gene encoding DNA-binding transcriptional regulator Fis codes for MFEQNLTSEALTVTTVTSQDQITQKPLRDSVKASLKNYLAQLNGQEVSELYELVLAEVEQPLLDTIMQYTRGNQTRAATMMGINRGTLRKKLKKYGMN; via the coding sequence ATGTTCGAACAAAATCTGACTTCAGAAGCATTGACAGTAACGACAGTTACATCACAAGACCAAATCACGCAGAAGCCTCTACGTGACTCAGTTAAAGCATCATTGAAAAATTACCTTGCTCAATTAAACGGTCAAGAAGTCAGCGAGTTATACGAGCTAGTATTAGCTGAAGTGGAACAGCCACTACTAGACACTATCATGCAGTACACTCGCGGAAACCAAACTCGCGCAGCAACTATGATGGGTATTAACCGCGGAACTCTTCGCAAGAAGCTTAAAAAATACGGCATGAACTAA